The following coding sequences are from one Desulfomicrobium macestii window:
- a CDS encoding GTP pyrophosphokinase yields MPSLNFETEKAQFREFHTSNRQLLEDAKDSFVALSNALLIHAGSIAISKIEGRVKDREECIKKFNLKYRTNLESSSTPYTIRDHITDLIGLRVVCLYEDDIEKIEKCLSEHFEVIDKTDKISQIENTEGSFGYKGLHLDLRLNEVRKALPEYIKYSEFMFEIQIRTIIQDSWSVLDHKIKYKKSIPTRLKRRINTLAALFELADREFREIRNSTVEEIQKEEISDELLTQETDESHNQPEEEKFHYSILNAFSFLKIAKHFFNGFEFEPHKVDGFTQEIISMKPDISRGKFNFYMRENISRVKRYQAWFEQSNPNDKLNPYTIIRHCLFLGDKEIFANILTNTAKESFEPWLHENG; encoded by the coding sequence TTGAAACCGAGAAGGCGCAGTTTCGGGAATTTCATACCTCAAACCGTCAATTGCTTGAGGACGCGAAGGATTCGTTTGTAGCACTTTCAAACGCATTATTGATTCACGCCGGTTCTATAGCTATTTCAAAAATCGAAGGCCGCGTCAAAGACAGAGAAGAATGCATCAAGAAGTTTAACCTAAAGTACCGAACGAACCTTGAGTCAAGTTCAACACCATACACCATACGAGATCACATTACCGACCTTATAGGGCTGAGGGTTGTATGTCTTTACGAAGATGACATAGAGAAAATTGAAAAATGTCTTTCTGAGCACTTCGAAGTAATCGATAAAACAGACAAAATATCGCAGATAGAAAACACAGAAGGTTCCTTTGGATACAAGGGGCTTCATCTCGATCTACGACTTAACGAAGTCAGAAAGGCTTTGCCAGAGTACATCAAATACTCTGAATTCATGTTCGAGATTCAGATAAGAACAATTATCCAAGATTCATGGAGCGTACTAGATCACAAGATAAAGTATAAAAAATCGATCCCAACGAGACTAAAACGGCGTATCAATACACTAGCAGCGCTATTTGAACTTGCTGACAGGGAATTTCGTGAAATTAGAAATTCGACAGTTGAGGAGATTCAAAAAGAAGAAATCTCCGACGAACTGCTAACGCAGGAAACCGACGAAAGTCACAACCAGCCAGAGGAAGAAAAGTTCCACTACTCGATCCTGAATGCTTTTAGCTTTCTGAAAATTGCAAAGCATTTCTTTAATGGCTTCGAGTTCGAACCTCACAAAGTCGATGGATTCACACAGGAAATCATCAGCATGAAACCGGACATTAGCAGGGGCAAGTTTAACTTTTACATGAGAGAAAATATCTCTAGAGTTAAGCGCTACCAAGCATGGTTTGAGCAGTCAAATCCCAACGACAAACTAAACCCATACACCATAATAAGGCACTGCTTATTCCTTGGCGACAAAGAGATATTTGCCAACATTTTGACAAATACAGCCAAAGAGAGTTTCGAGCCATGGTTACACGAAAATGGCTAA